GGATGCAGTTGACCCGCACCCACGACGGCCCGAGCTCGTCGGCGGCCAGCTGCATCAGGTGGTCGATGCCGGCCTTGGAGACCCCGTAGGCGCCGAACCAGCGGTGGGTGTTGCTGGCGGCCACCGAGGAGATGCCGACGAACGAACCGCCGCCGCCGCGCACCACCTCCCGCGCCGCGTGCTTGAGCACGTACATGGTGCCGTTGATGTTCAGGTCGACGGTGCGCCGCCACGCCTCGGAGTCGATCTGGGTGATCGGCCCGACCGTCTCGCTGCCGCCGGCGCAGTGCACCACCCCCCACAGCCGGCCGTTCCACGCCGTGGCGGCCTCGACGACCCGGGCCACCTCGTCCTCGTTGGTGACGTCGGCCGGCTCGTAGCGCACCGCGCCGGGCCCGCCTGCTGCGCCGATCTCCTCGGCCGCCGACGCCAGC
The window above is part of the Mycolicibacterium hassiacum DSM 44199 genome. Proteins encoded here:
- a CDS encoding SDR family oxidoreductase; the protein is MQLSLAGRTVLVTGGGSGIGKGTAAAVVAAGGNAMLVGRNADRLASAAEEIGAAGGPGAVRYEPADVTNEDEVARVVEAATAWNGRLWGVVHCAGGSETVGPITQIDSEAWRRTVDLNINGTMYVLKHAAREVVRGGGGSFVGISSVAASNTHRWFGAYGVSKAGIDHLMQLAADELGPSWVRVNCIRPGLIRTDLVAPVLESPEVSADYAECTPLPRQGEVTDVANAAVFLLSDAASYITGQVINVDGGMLVRRGPDYRAMFEPLFGADALRGVVS